Proteins found in one Bremerella volcania genomic segment:
- a CDS encoding nucleotide disphospho-sugar-binding domain-containing protein has protein sequence MRIGLHCPEVPGHLNPMTTLGCELQRRGHEVTFLGCQMAESIVRRSGLPFYALGPHDELNDRLEQSFRELGKTSGIQGMMMTGKIFGIQAKLVRRYIGEAFEAIPFDGLVIDQVAPAAAIQAEEAAIPYAVACNALAVYWDPYMPPPPLPWDYRTDLYGRARNEIAKHLVLWAYRLFAAEKKVGVDPLKLIRNNDKALVHLAQQPAFFEYPRTKYPERLHYTGPWHRAERDDTSIDFPWDWLDGRPLIYASMGTLQNAVSHVFRSIIDAVRDLPMQVVLSKGGGQVDVPGPIPENVLLVEKAPQLRLLEKATLVITHAGMNTALECLSHGVPMLCLPVTNDQPGVAKRAEYLGNGRVIPVRSVTTKRLQRELDRMLHDDSFQQKANEFAATLASYDGLEMAAKLIEQALETKQTVVNFEHRQRNQAI, from the coding sequence ATGAGAATCGGTCTGCACTGCCCCGAGGTGCCTGGGCATCTGAATCCGATGACTACGCTCGGCTGCGAGCTTCAGCGTCGCGGCCACGAGGTGACGTTCCTGGGCTGCCAGATGGCCGAAAGCATCGTCCGGCGCAGTGGCCTTCCTTTCTATGCGTTGGGTCCCCACGACGAGCTGAACGACCGGCTCGAGCAATCGTTCCGCGAACTCGGCAAGACGTCCGGCATCCAAGGGATGATGATGACCGGTAAGATCTTCGGCATTCAAGCGAAACTCGTCCGGCGCTACATCGGCGAGGCGTTCGAGGCAATTCCCTTCGACGGGCTGGTGATCGACCAGGTCGCGCCAGCGGCCGCGATCCAGGCGGAAGAAGCAGCGATTCCCTATGCGGTCGCGTGCAATGCCCTGGCTGTCTACTGGGATCCGTACATGCCCCCACCGCCACTGCCTTGGGATTACCGAACCGACCTCTACGGGCGAGCACGCAACGAGATTGCCAAACACCTGGTACTGTGGGCGTATCGCCTGTTTGCGGCGGAAAAGAAAGTTGGCGTCGATCCGCTGAAGCTCATTCGAAATAACGATAAAGCCCTGGTACATCTCGCCCAGCAACCGGCCTTCTTTGAATACCCTCGTACCAAGTATCCCGAGCGGCTGCACTATACTGGACCGTGGCACCGCGCCGAACGCGATGACACGTCGATCGATTTCCCCTGGGACTGGCTCGATGGCAGGCCGCTCATCTATGCTTCGATGGGAACGCTGCAGAACGCCGTCAGCCATGTTTTCCGGAGCATCATCGATGCCGTGCGTGACTTGCCGATGCAGGTCGTCCTCAGCAAAGGAGGCGGACAAGTCGACGTCCCTGGCCCCATCCCCGAGAACGTTCTGCTGGTCGAGAAAGCCCCGCAGCTTCGTCTTCTGGAAAAGGCTACGCTGGTGATCACGCACGCCGGCATGAACACGGCGCTCGAGTGTCTGTCGCACGGCGTGCCGATGCTTTGTCTACCGGTCACCAACGATCAGCCGGGCGTAGCCAAGCGGGCCGAGTACCTGGGCAATGGCCGCGTGATCCCCGTTCGTAGCGTCACCACCAAGCGCCTGCAAAGGGAGCTGGATCGTATGTTGCACGACGATTCGTTTCAGCAGAAAGCCAACGAGTTCGCCGCGACCCTGGCCAGCTACGATGGCCTGGAGATGGCCGCGAAACTGATCGAACAGGCCCTCGAAACCAAACAAACAGTTGTTAACTTCGAGCATCGTCAACGAAACCAAGCGATCTGA
- a CDS encoding DUF1499 domain-containing protein: MAKKRKKKKSPASDSQTPKKARRMIWLYVALGLLAILIVGPIVVLSLYVDDWSRDLTTNHAETRKSDPNPLLQPLVVPGDRDKATALVTDAIVKLEDWSIESITTEGKRTIVNATRTTKLLKFTDDIRVYLNDAEDGVQITVTSQSRVGKGDLGQNPRNIAELMSKVRERLKP; the protein is encoded by the coding sequence GTGGCGAAGAAGCGAAAGAAGAAGAAAAGCCCAGCGTCCGACTCACAAACTCCGAAGAAAGCTCGACGAATGATCTGGCTGTATGTTGCTCTCGGCCTTTTGGCAATATTGATCGTCGGTCCGATCGTCGTTCTCTCACTGTACGTCGACGATTGGTCGCGTGACCTGACGACCAATCACGCCGAAACCAGGAAAAGCGACCCGAACCCGCTGCTGCAGCCGCTGGTGGTCCCCGGCGACCGGGACAAAGCCACCGCGCTGGTAACCGACGCAATCGTGAAGCTGGAAGACTGGAGCATCGAAAGCATCACCACCGAAGGTAAACGCACGATTGTCAATGCGACCCGCACGACGAAGCTGCTCAAGTTCACCGACGACATTCGCGTTTACCTGAACGACGCGGAAGATGGCGTTCAAATCACGGTCACCAGCCAATCGCGCGTCGGCAAAGGAGACCTAGGCCAGAACCCCCGCAACATCGCCGAATTGATGTCGAAAGTTCGGGAACGTCTCAAGCCATGA
- a CDS encoding 3'-5' exonuclease, with protein sequence MAEAAVRYLVFDVESVADGNLVSRLKYPDEGLSPEEAVNRFRAELLEEKGSDFIPYTYQMPVSVAIAKLDIELNLIDQVVLDAPKFRPPTITDHFWRGWKAYRRPTFVTFNGRAFDIPLMELAAFRFGLSVPDWFNLNAKNFEQSRYRYNNDSHFDLYDVLTNYGASRFTGGLNLAANLLGKPGKMEIEGHMVQDLYHEGKLEEINEYCRCDVLDTYFVFLRCCVLLGKITLDREQDLIQQTKTWLKNRASETPIYQAYLEGWGDWENPWDADSGE encoded by the coding sequence ATGGCGGAAGCGGCGGTTCGATACTTGGTGTTCGATGTGGAATCGGTCGCCGATGGCAACCTCGTTTCCCGGCTGAAGTATCCCGACGAGGGGCTCTCGCCGGAAGAGGCCGTCAATCGCTTTCGAGCCGAACTGCTGGAAGAAAAGGGAAGCGACTTCATACCCTATACCTACCAGATGCCTGTTTCGGTGGCGATCGCCAAGCTCGACATCGAACTGAACCTGATCGACCAGGTGGTATTGGATGCGCCCAAGTTTCGCCCACCGACCATCACCGACCACTTCTGGCGAGGCTGGAAAGCGTACCGCCGACCGACCTTCGTGACCTTCAACGGACGCGCGTTTGATATTCCGTTGATGGAGCTAGCCGCGTTTCGGTTCGGATTAAGCGTGCCGGATTGGTTCAATTTGAACGCCAAGAACTTCGAGCAATCGCGATATCGCTACAACAACGATTCCCATTTCGATCTGTACGATGTGCTGACCAACTACGGGGCCAGTCGCTTCACCGGCGGACTGAACCTGGCCGCGAACCTTTTAGGCAAGCCTGGAAAGATGGAAATCGAAGGGCACATGGTGCAAGACTTGTATCACGAAGGGAAGCTCGAAGAGATCAACGAGTACTGCCGCTGCGACGTGCTGGATACGTACTTCGTCTTCCTGCGCTGTTGCGTCTTGCTCGGGAAAATCACGCTCGATCGTGAGCAGGATTTGATCCAACAAACCAAGACCTGGCTCAAGAATCGGGCCAGCGAAACGCCCATCTATCAAGCCTATTTAGAAGGCTGGGGTGACTGGGAAAATCCCTGGGATGCAGACTCCGGGGAGTAA
- the pepT gene encoding peptidase T codes for MSRDRLLQRFLKYTQIDTTAGHPGGKYPSSDGQLVLGKLLTDELLKMGVVDAVQDEHGLVYATVQGKVMGCPVVALNSHVDTSPETTGANVKPQVIESYAGGDIPLPGDPTKVITVRDNPELNDLHGCTLITTDGTTLLGGDDKAGIAVIMEVAQRILEGKGPDVGTLKILFTCDEEIGHGVDHVDLKKLGADVCYTLDGPGANELNEETFSADLATITVKGVNIHPSIAKGRMVNSVRAASALVAKLPTDRLSPETTDQRDGFIHPYIIEGGVAETTVQCILRSFETEELEAQAQLIRDLAKQVEGEFPGCEIHVAVTPQYRNLRDGLEKEPRAVPIAEKAHRALERPCSKRVIRGGTDGSQLTAMGLPTPNLSTGQHNPHSPLEWACLDEMEQAVELVLKMLELWASEPKSAAS; via the coding sequence ATGAGCCGCGATCGTTTACTCCAGCGATTTCTTAAATACACCCAAATCGACACGACTGCTGGCCACCCGGGCGGCAAGTACCCCAGCAGCGACGGGCAACTAGTTCTCGGCAAACTGCTGACCGACGAGCTATTGAAGATGGGAGTCGTCGATGCGGTGCAAGACGAACATGGTCTCGTGTACGCAACGGTGCAAGGAAAAGTGATGGGGTGCCCGGTCGTGGCGCTCAATTCGCACGTCGATACTTCTCCGGAAACAACCGGGGCCAATGTCAAACCCCAGGTAATTGAAAGCTATGCCGGCGGAGACATTCCGCTGCCAGGCGATCCGACGAAGGTGATCACCGTTCGCGATAACCCCGAGCTGAACGATCTGCATGGCTGCACGCTGATCACTACCGACGGCACAACGCTACTGGGCGGCGACGATAAGGCAGGCATCGCCGTCATCATGGAAGTGGCCCAACGGATACTGGAAGGGAAGGGGCCTGACGTTGGGACCCTGAAGATCTTGTTTACCTGCGACGAAGAAATCGGCCATGGAGTCGATCACGTCGACCTGAAGAAGCTCGGCGCCGACGTGTGCTACACCTTGGATGGTCCTGGTGCGAACGAACTGAACGAAGAGACGTTTTCGGCGGACCTGGCCACCATTACCGTGAAGGGGGTGAACATTCATCCTTCAATCGCCAAAGGACGCATGGTCAACTCCGTCCGCGCGGCGAGCGCCTTGGTGGCAAAGCTGCCGACCGATCGACTTTCCCCGGAAACGACCGACCAGCGCGATGGCTTCATCCATCCCTACATCATCGAAGGGGGCGTCGCGGAAACGACCGTTCAGTGCATTCTTCGCAGCTTTGAAACCGAAGAGCTGGAAGCTCAGGCTCAGCTCATTCGCGACCTGGCCAAGCAGGTCGAAGGAGAGTTTCCCGGCTGCGAGATTCACGTGGCCGTCACACCGCAGTATCGAAATCTAAGAGACGGCTTGGAAAAGGAACCCCGCGCCGTGCCGATCGCAGAGAAAGCACATCGCGCGCTGGAGCGGCCTTGCAGCAAACGCGTCATTCGCGGGGGTACCGATGGTTCGCAGTTGACCGCGATGGGATTGCCGACACCGAATCTTTCGACCGGACAACATAACCCGCACTCGCCGCTGGAGTGGGCCTGTTTGGACGAGATGGAGCAAGCGGTCGAGTTGGTGCTGAAGATGCTGGAGCTTTGGGCGAGCGAACCCAAGTCTGCCGCAAGCTAA
- a CDS encoding glycosyltransferase, producing the protein MLKVSIVIPSVDNAHRLETTLISLLENCPSECEIVVPHSGYYDDPYDIADEVRLIEVPAARNEVELLAVAWSMCKAPIVHTLATGATVEAGWLEEALAGFQRPEVMAVAPQSHYNDSNEPVQGVLADDFGLRAAASAATMQAPMLQAGFYRYSLLAAVGGFCTRMEQVADLDIGLWIAEAGGRCEVATGSHVYLNEPNDLGRVTADRIRLARTLQLRHQEWFASRGKTGGKLGWLSRSVGSGSIATMMSALTAKADAKAALHRLPDLDDVRAVIEGRDQTFRFDPRNDHPGPRLHRSAA; encoded by the coding sequence GTGCTGAAAGTCTCGATCGTCATCCCGAGCGTTGACAACGCTCACCGACTGGAAACGACCTTGATCTCGCTGCTGGAGAATTGTCCGAGCGAGTGCGAGATTGTCGTGCCTCATTCTGGCTACTACGACGACCCCTACGATATTGCTGATGAAGTCCGCCTGATCGAAGTTCCCGCGGCTCGTAACGAAGTCGAACTGTTGGCGGTTGCCTGGTCGATGTGCAAGGCTCCGATCGTCCACACCTTGGCCACTGGGGCGACCGTGGAAGCAGGCTGGCTGGAAGAAGCCCTCGCTGGTTTCCAGCGCCCAGAGGTGATGGCCGTTGCCCCGCAGTCGCACTACAACGACTCCAACGAACCTGTTCAGGGGGTCCTGGCCGATGACTTCGGTCTGCGTGCCGCCGCCTCGGCAGCTACCATGCAAGCACCGATGCTGCAGGCAGGCTTCTATCGCTATTCGTTGCTAGCAGCGGTGGGTGGTTTCTGTACGCGGATGGAGCAAGTTGCCGACCTCGATATTGGTCTTTGGATTGCCGAAGCAGGGGGTCGGTGCGAAGTGGCAACTGGTTCGCATGTTTACTTGAACGAGCCCAACGATCTGGGCCGCGTGACCGCCGATCGGATTCGTCTGGCAAGGACACTGCAGTTGCGGCATCAAGAGTGGTTCGCGTCTCGCGGCAAGACAGGCGGCAAATTGGGCTGGCTGTCGCGTAGCGTGGGAAGTGGGTCTATTGCCACGATGATGTCCGCTCTAACCGCGAAAGCGGATGCCAAGGCTGCCCTGCATCGCCTGCCAGACTTGGACGACGTACGGGCCGTGATTGAAGGCCGCGATCAGACCTTCCGCTTCGATCCACGCAACGATCATCCTGGTCCGCGGCTACATCGTAGTGCTGCCTAG
- a CDS encoding flavin-containing monooxygenase gives MTSQHDFRVLVIGAGPSGLVALKNLRQLGIDAVAVDRNSDIGGNWNIQSPHSSVYESTHLISSKGMTQFVDCPMPEEYPEYPSHREVLAYLHFYAERFELDRFVRKKTSVLSIKKRDNAWQIELQEEGNPGKATESFDAVVIANGHHAKPMMPTIAGQFTGELLHAHGYKHHRQLEGKRVLVVGAGNSGCDIAVEAAIHGQSAAISMRRGYHFFPKFIRGKPADVVGDRVRRWPIPRSWQRRLSQFVVDWTIGKPQRYGLPKPEHGLFDAHPIINSQLPYYAGHGKLQVFPDVRSMDGESIEFTDGQREAFDLVVFATGYQLEFPFIEQDLLNTHNGVPKLYLHAFHPTDDTLFVAGMIQPNSGQWQLTDLQTQIIARFLKAKHEGRPVAESFRVQKQSGGTGIRSRDHFLATARHRLEVDYFDYRKTLTKILRRFELS, from the coding sequence ATGACCTCGCAGCATGATTTTCGTGTTCTTGTAATTGGCGCAGGACCATCCGGGCTTGTTGCGCTAAAAAACCTGCGCCAACTCGGAATTGACGCCGTTGCGGTCGACCGTAATTCGGATATCGGAGGCAATTGGAATATCCAATCGCCCCATAGCAGCGTCTATGAATCGACTCATTTGATCTCCTCGAAGGGGATGACTCAGTTCGTCGATTGCCCGATGCCAGAGGAATATCCTGAGTATCCCAGCCACCGCGAAGTGCTGGCATATTTACACTTTTACGCAGAACGCTTTGAGTTGGATCGCTTTGTTCGGAAAAAAACTTCGGTTCTTTCCATTAAAAAACGGGACAATGCCTGGCAGATTGAGCTGCAGGAAGAAGGAAATCCCGGGAAAGCCACCGAATCGTTCGATGCCGTGGTCATCGCCAACGGCCACCATGCCAAACCCATGATGCCGACTATTGCTGGCCAGTTTACCGGCGAGTTACTGCACGCTCACGGCTATAAGCATCATCGCCAGTTGGAAGGAAAGCGGGTTCTTGTCGTCGGAGCGGGCAACAGCGGCTGCGATATAGCGGTCGAAGCCGCCATTCATGGTCAGTCCGCGGCGATCAGCATGCGCCGCGGTTACCACTTCTTCCCCAAGTTCATTCGCGGTAAGCCTGCCGACGTGGTGGGGGATCGGGTTCGCCGCTGGCCGATTCCACGATCCTGGCAGCGAAGACTCTCGCAGTTTGTGGTCGACTGGACGATTGGCAAGCCGCAGCGATACGGCCTGCCTAAGCCTGAGCATGGCTTGTTTGATGCCCACCCGATCATCAATTCGCAGCTTCCTTACTATGCGGGGCACGGGAAGTTACAGGTCTTCCCTGACGTTCGTTCGATGGACGGCGAGTCGATCGAGTTCACCGACGGTCAGCGGGAAGCGTTCGACCTGGTCGTCTTCGCAACCGGGTATCAGTTGGAGTTTCCTTTTATTGAGCAGGACCTGCTCAACACACATAACGGAGTCCCCAAGCTGTACCTGCACGCGTTTCATCCGACCGACGATACGCTGTTTGTGGCCGGCATGATCCAGCCCAACAGCGGTCAGTGGCAATTAACCGATCTACAAACGCAGATCATTGCCCGTTTTCTGAAAGCAAAGCACGAAGGTCGCCCGGTTGCTGAGTCGTTCCGGGTCCAAAAGCAGTCCGGCGGAACAGGTATCCGTTCGCGCGACCACTTCCTGGCGACGGCACGGCATCGACTGGAGGTCGATTACTTCGATTACCGGAAAACGCTGACGAAGATCTTGCGTCGATTTGAACTGTCGTAG
- a CDS encoding sulfatase family protein: MMRRTLLLVLMALCLTSFANRIHAEETKRPNILFAFADDWGKQASIYGQLEPGGINDVVKTPHFDALSKRGVLFKNAFVNAPSCTPCRSSLLSGQYFWRTGRGAILRGAVWDPTIPSYPLLLKDGGYHIGETYKVWSPGTPNDAPYGSGKYGYQKAGSSFNQFSQRATALMSSGKSADEAKEELYQQVRGNFADFLKDRQEGQPFCYWFGPTNVHRKWVAGSGKKLWGINPDDLKGKMPAFLPDVPVVRQDLADYLGEIQAFDAALGILIEQLKEAGELDNTLIVVSGDHGPPGFPQGKCNLYDFGTHVALAVAGPGVHGGRVVDDFTILPDLAPTFLEAGGQEIPEVMTAKSLWPVLKSDKEGLVDPARTAAFTGRERHVEMAREGNLPYPMRAIQTADYQLIINFKPDRWPMGDPYNLGTDNPPTQDELVNKTFVTFPDDDAGPTKAFMVMHRADPEVKPIFDRCFGKRSAVELYDLKNDPDQMTNVADDPKYEKVKAELTARLMEELKTSGDPRLVDEGKFFETPPMAGPLTGDGPKPNRKR, translated from the coding sequence ATGATGCGACGCACCTTACTGCTTGTGCTGATGGCCCTGTGCCTGACGAGCTTTGCTAACCGAATTCACGCGGAAGAAACCAAACGCCCCAACATCTTGTTTGCCTTTGCGGATGACTGGGGGAAGCAGGCCAGCATTTACGGCCAGTTGGAGCCTGGCGGCATCAACGACGTGGTGAAGACACCCCACTTCGATGCGCTGTCCAAGCGGGGTGTGCTCTTCAAGAACGCATTCGTGAATGCTCCATCGTGCACGCCTTGCCGTAGCTCGCTTCTTTCAGGGCAGTACTTCTGGCGAACCGGCCGCGGTGCCATTCTTCGTGGTGCGGTTTGGGATCCGACGATCCCCAGTTATCCGCTGCTCCTTAAAGATGGCGGTTACCACATTGGCGAAACATACAAGGTATGGAGCCCCGGTACACCGAACGATGCACCGTACGGCAGCGGAAAGTATGGCTATCAAAAGGCGGGCAGTTCTTTCAATCAGTTCTCGCAACGCGCGACCGCTTTGATGTCCAGCGGCAAGTCGGCGGATGAAGCGAAAGAAGAGCTTTACCAACAGGTCCGCGGCAACTTCGCCGACTTTCTGAAAGATCGTCAGGAGGGGCAACCGTTCTGTTACTGGTTCGGTCCGACCAATGTGCATCGCAAGTGGGTCGCCGGCAGTGGCAAGAAGCTGTGGGGAATCAATCCTGACGACCTGAAGGGGAAGATGCCAGCCTTCTTGCCAGACGTTCCGGTCGTTCGCCAAGACCTGGCCGATTACCTGGGCGAGATCCAAGCATTTGATGCGGCGTTGGGGATTCTCATCGAGCAGTTGAAAGAAGCAGGCGAACTCGACAACACGCTGATCGTCGTTAGTGGTGACCATGGCCCGCCAGGCTTCCCACAAGGGAAGTGCAACTTGTACGACTTCGGCACGCATGTCGCGCTGGCGGTTGCGGGGCCTGGGGTTCATGGTGGCCGTGTGGTCGATGACTTTACGATTCTGCCAGACCTGGCTCCTACGTTCCTGGAAGCCGGCGGTCAGGAGATCCCCGAGGTGATGACCGCTAAGAGCTTGTGGCCGGTATTGAAGTCCGACAAAGAAGGCCTCGTCGATCCGGCTCGCACCGCGGCTTTTACCGGACGTGAACGTCATGTCGAAATGGCTCGCGAAGGGAACCTGCCTTACCCGATGCGAGCCATTCAAACGGCCGACTATCAGTTGATCATCAACTTTAAGCCCGACCGCTGGCCGATGGGGGATCCATACAATCTAGGTACTGACAATCCACCAACGCAGGATGAACTGGTCAACAAGACGTTCGTGACCTTCCCGGATGACGACGCCGGTCCTACCAAGGCGTTCATGGTCATGCATCGCGCCGATCCCGAAGTGAAGCCGATTTTCGATCGCTGCTTTGGGAAACGATCGGCCGTGGAACTGTACGACCTGAAGAACGATCCGGATCAGATGACCAACGTCGCGGATGATCCGAAGTATGAGAAGGTTAAAGCAGAACTGACGGCCCGGTTGATGGAAGAATTGAAGACCAGCGGCGATCCTCGCCTGGTGGATGAGGGCAAGTTCTTCGAGACGCCCCCGATGGCAGGTCCGCTGACAGGCGACGGCCCGAAACCGAATCGGAAGCGGTAA
- a CDS encoding sulfatase family protein: MKSLVPVWAGLLLACVMTSFASAETKKPNIIVIMADDLGYGDVGCYGAQALATPHIDALANDGLKFTSGYCSTSTCTPTRFAFLTGMYAFRQNGTGIAPPNATSIIKPGTKTTPEVLQDAGYKTAVVGKWHLGLGEGDGPDWNGELKPGPLELGFDYCFLLPTTNDRVPSVYVENHRVRDLDPSDPLWVGNKNPNDQPTGVTARETLKLDWSHGHNNTIHNGIGRIGFFTGGHAARWRDEDLADEWVKKSNEWIRANKDEPFFLFFASHDLHVPRMPHERFQRKTSLGLRGDAIVQLDWCVGELVKTLDELNLTDNTLIVFCSDNGPVLDDGYKDGAVEKLGDHLPAGPYRGGKYTPFEGGCRTPFIVKWPAVVKPGQTSDKMITTTDLGATFAEIVGQKVPAGALPDSEPLEATLLGEAYAKGRDYVVEESPRGIGLRKGNWKLVRQGKNKNQGYTLYDLSEDAGEENDVAKANPEKFEQLKKLLAQIEAGK, encoded by the coding sequence ATGAAGTCTCTTGTGCCTGTTTGGGCCGGCCTGTTGCTGGCCTGCGTGATGACGTCGTTTGCCTCGGCAGAAACCAAAAAGCCCAACATCATCGTGATCATGGCCGATGACCTCGGCTACGGTGACGTCGGATGCTACGGAGCCCAGGCCCTTGCTACGCCCCACATCGACGCGCTGGCCAACGATGGCTTGAAGTTCACCAGCGGCTACTGCTCGACTTCGACCTGTACGCCAACGCGGTTTGCCTTTCTGACCGGCATGTATGCGTTCCGTCAGAACGGGACCGGCATTGCTCCGCCGAACGCGACCTCGATCATCAAACCAGGCACCAAGACCACACCAGAAGTCCTACAAGATGCTGGCTACAAAACGGCTGTCGTTGGCAAGTGGCACTTAGGTCTGGGTGAAGGAGATGGTCCTGATTGGAATGGAGAACTGAAGCCAGGCCCGCTGGAACTAGGCTTCGACTACTGCTTCCTGTTGCCCACCACCAACGATCGCGTGCCTAGCGTTTACGTCGAAAACCATCGCGTGCGGGATCTCGATCCGAGCGATCCTCTGTGGGTCGGTAACAAGAACCCTAACGACCAGCCCACCGGCGTGACGGCACGCGAAACGCTGAAGCTCGATTGGAGCCACGGGCACAACAACACCATCCATAACGGCATCGGCCGTATCGGTTTCTTTACCGGTGGGCATGCGGCTCGCTGGCGCGATGAAGACCTGGCCGACGAATGGGTCAAGAAGTCGAACGAATGGATCCGTGCCAACAAAGACGAACCTTTCTTCCTGTTCTTTGCTTCCCACGACCTGCACGTCCCACGAATGCCGCACGAACGTTTCCAGCGTAAGACTTCCCTCGGACTGCGTGGCGACGCCATCGTGCAGCTCGACTGGTGTGTCGGCGAACTGGTGAAGACCCTCGACGAGTTGAACCTGACCGACAACACGTTGATTGTTTTCTGCAGCGACAACGGCCCGGTACTGGACGACGGTTACAAAGATGGTGCCGTCGAAAAGCTGGGCGATCACCTGCCAGCCGGACCGTATCGCGGTGGCAAGTACACGCCGTTTGAAGGTGGCTGCCGTACGCCGTTCATCGTCAAATGGCCCGCCGTCGTGAAGCCAGGTCAAACCTCGGACAAGATGATCACGACCACCGACCTGGGTGCCACCTTCGCCGAGATCGTCGGCCAGAAAGTTCCGGCCGGGGCACTGCCCGATAGTGAGCCGCTGGAAGCGACATTGCTAGGTGAAGCCTATGCCAAGGGTCGCGACTACGTGGTCGAAGAATCGCCCCGCGGCATCGGCCTGCGAAAGGGGAACTGGAAGCTGGTACGCCAAGGCAAAAATAAAAACCAAGGCTACACGTTGTATGACCTCTCGGAAGATGCTGGCGAAGAAAACGACGTCGCCAAAGCGAACCCCGAAAAGTTCGAGCAGCTAAAGAAGCTGCTGGCCCAGATCGAAGCGGGCAAGTAA
- a CDS encoding YciI family protein, whose translation MKYILLMYHTEGVFTQEELTQEMQNAIGLCEELVAKGQFVGASPLETISTATSLTAKSGRTEVRDGPFAETKEQLGGYVIVDVPNLDQAIAIAERFPAAKRGTVEIRPLFPLEGIPVA comes from the coding sequence ATGAAATACATTCTTCTCATGTACCACACCGAAGGGGTCTTTACGCAAGAAGAGCTAACCCAAGAGATGCAGAATGCCATTGGTCTGTGTGAAGAGCTGGTCGCCAAAGGACAGTTTGTGGGGGCCTCGCCATTGGAGACGATCAGCACGGCAACCAGTCTGACTGCCAAATCGGGACGCACCGAAGTCCGCGACGGGCCGTTTGCCGAAACGAAAGAACAACTCGGGGGCTACGTGATCGTGGACGTCCCGAACCTGGACCAAGCGATCGCGATTGCGGAAAGGTTTCCGGCTGCCAAGCGAGGGACGGTCGAGATCCGCCCGCTGTTTCCGCTGGAAGGTATCCCCGTCGCTTGA
- a CDS encoding tellurite resistance TerB family protein, with protein MSLFDDVLDDSSFAPEQFGPQEGFAGTLLAASACDGHIADEEVGTLVTTLVRMKMYQHVPPHKFNSMMDRLMGVLKRGGPEKLIAAAVPAIPPELRETAFANACDIVLADGVVEPDEKEFIDDLMIKLEMDKNRAKTIVQVMVFKNQG; from the coding sequence ATGTCACTTTTCGATGATGTATTAGACGATTCGTCCTTCGCTCCGGAACAGTTCGGACCACAAGAAGGTTTCGCAGGCACACTCCTGGCCGCATCCGCATGCGATGGCCACATTGCCGACGAAGAAGTAGGTACATTGGTCACCACCTTGGTTCGTATGAAGATGTATCAGCATGTGCCGCCGCACAAATTCAATTCGATGATGGATCGCCTGATGGGCGTCCTCAAACGAGGTGGTCCTGAGAAGCTGATCGCGGCAGCCGTGCCGGCGATTCCTCCAGAACTCCGCGAAACGGCCTTCGCCAACGCGTGCGATATCGTGCTGGCCGACGGGGTTGTCGAGCCGGATGAAAAAGAGTTTATCGACGACCTGATGATCAAGCTCGAGATGGACAAGAACCGCGCCAAGACGATTGTTCAGGTCATGGTCTTCAAAAACCAAGGCTAG
- a CDS encoding tellurite resistance TerB family protein: protein MGLLDSLFGGMEGSSKLTPQESFAGILMGASGCDGHIAEEEVDGLITCLVRMKLFQRYDGRQYGKTLNKLHGFMKKKGVDALIDSCTETLPKELAKAAFANACDIVLADGVVEPDEKAFIDRLREKLQFDSKTAKTIAEVMVIKNKG from the coding sequence ATGGGATTACTTGACTCGTTATTCGGAGGAATGGAAGGTTCCTCAAAGCTGACTCCTCAAGAATCGTTTGCCGGAATCCTTATGGGGGCCAGCGGATGTGACGGACACATCGCCGAAGAAGAAGTCGACGGCCTGATCACTTGCCTGGTACGCATGAAACTGTTCCAGCGATACGACGGCCGGCAGTACGGCAAGACCTTGAACAAACTGCACGGCTTCATGAAGAAGAAAGGGGTCGATGCGTTGATCGATTCCTGCACGGAAACGCTCCCTAAGGAACTCGCCAAGGCAGCGTTCGCCAATGCCTGTGATATCGTGCTGGCCGACGGAGTCGTCGAACCCGACGAGAAGGCCTTCATTGATCGACTGCGCGAGAAACTGCAGTTCGATAGCAAAACGGCCAAAACGATCGCCGAAGTGATGGTCATCAAAAATAAAGGTTAG